CGCGCGCCTGGAGGTGCAGCGCTGCGATGCATCGGTGAAGTGGGCCCGGCTGGATAGCGCGCCGTTCACTGACCGCCTGGTACGCAAGTTCCGGCTGCCGGTCACCGGCTGGCGCGGACGGTAGCGCGTGCTCTCCGAAATTCGGATCGAGTCGCTAGGCGCGATCAGCGTTGCGACCGCCGAATTCGACAGCGGCTTAACGGTTTTGACCGGCGAAACTGGCACCGGAAAGACGATGGTGGTGACCAGCCTGCACCTGCTCGGCGGAGCGCGTGCCGACGCCAACCGAGTACGCTCCGGCGCCGAGCGGGCGGTCGTCGAAGGGCGTTTCACCACCGCCGATCTCGACGACAGTGCGACGGCGTTGCTCGACGAGTTGCTCGATGGCTCCGGGGCCGAACGCGACGAGGACGGCAGCATCATCGCGCTGCGCTCAGTCAGCCGCGACGGTCCGTCGCGCGCCTATCTCGGAGGGCGCAGCGTGCCGGCGAAGTCGCTGAGCGGGTTCACCGCCGAATTGCTGACGCTGCACGGCCAGAACGACCAGCTACGGCTGATGCGCCCCGACGAGCAGCGCGGCGCGCTGGACCGGTTCGCCGGCGTCGACGCCCGGCTGGAGAAGTACCGCAAGATCCGCGACGCTTGGCAGAGCGCGCGGCGCGACTACATCGACCGCAGCAACCGGGCTCGCGAGCTGGCGCAGGAAGCCGACCGACTCAAGTTCGCTCTCAACGAGATCGACACCGTCGACCCCGCCGCGGGTGAAGACGACACACTGGTCGGCGACATTCGCCGGCTCTCCGAGCTGGATGCGCTGCGCGAGGCCGCATCCGGCGCGCGCGTCGCGCTGGCCGGCGCGGGCGATGAGGCCGGCGCGGACCCCACGGCTCAGATCGCCTCCGCGGCGGACTGCCTCGCGCGCGCAAAGACGTCCCTGGAGTCCACCGACGACACGACGTTGCGGGCGCTGGCCACCCAGCTCGAGGAAGCCCTCACCGTGGTCGGCGACGCCTCGCGCGAACTCGGTGGATATCTGAGCGAATTACCCTCGGACGCCAGCACTTTGGATGGCAAGCTGGCCAGGCAGGCGGAGTTACGCACCCTCACCCGCAAGTACGCCGCCGATATCGACGGCGTCTTGGCGTGGGCCCGTGAGGCCCGCGACCGGCTCGCCCAGCTGGACGTCTCAGAGGAGGCGCTGGCCGGCCTCCAACGACGAGTCGACGAATTGGCTGTCGAATTGGCCGGTGCGGCAGGGGAACTCAGCAAAGCGCGAACCGGCGCCGCCAAGAAGCTCGCCAAGGAAGTCACCGCGGAGCTATCCGGCCTCGCGATGGCCGACGCCGAGTTCACCATCACCGTGTCGACAATGCCGGCCACCGCCGACGATCCCGCGGCGCTGCCGCTGGCCTCCGGGGAGCAGGCGCACGCCGGCGGCGACGGCGTCGACCTGGTCGAGTTCGGCTTCGCCGCGCACCGGGGGATGACGGTGTTACCCCTGGCCAAGAGTGCCTCCGGCGGTGAGCTGTCGCGCGTGATGCTGGCCCTGGAAGTCGTCCTGGCCGCCTCGACCACCGGCACCACAATGGTGTTCGACGAGGTGGACGCCGGCGTCGGCGGCCGGGCCGCGGTGCAGATCGGCAAACGGCTGGCGCGGCTGGCCCACAACCGACAGGTCATTGTCGTGACGCACCTGCCCCAGGTTGCGGCTTACGCCGACACCCATCTCATGGTCGACACCAACGGCAAGAACGGGGCCAGCGGTGTCCGGCGGCTCGAGGGCGACGACCGCGTCGCCGAACTCGCCAGAATGCTGGCCGGACTGGGCGATTCGGACACCGCCCGCGCCCACGCCCGCGAGCTGCTCGACGCCGCAGACTGTGACCGTATTGCGACCTAAAGAGGCGTTTGACGCTGTGACTGGTGTGACACGATGTAACTTCTGAGGCCTTTGTTACGGCGCGCCTCCCCGCTCAGTCTTGGGTTGACCGACAGAATCGCCTCCATGAGCGTGACCACCACCTTGTCCTCACTGTTGTCCCGCAACACGTCACGGCCGGGCGTCTACGGCACGGCACGCGTCGACCGCGATATCGACCGCCTGCTGCGCCGCGTGTGCCCCGGCGACATCGTGGTTCTCGACGTGCTGGACCTGGACCGGATCACCGCGGACGCCCTCGTCGACGCCGAGATCGCCGCCGTGGTCAACGCATCCCCGTCCGTGTCGGGCCGCTACCCGAACCTGGGGCCGGAGGTGCTGCTGGCCAACGGCGTCACGCTGATCGACGAGACCGGGACCGATGTCTTCAAAAAGGTGAAGGACGGCTCGAAGGTTCGCCTCTACAACGGCGGTGTCTACGCCGGTGACCGTCGACTGATCCGCGGTACCGAGCGCACCGACGAAGAAATCGCCACCCTGATGCAGGAAGCCAAGAGCGGGCTCGTATCGCATCTGGAAGCGTTCGCGGGCAACACGATTGAGTTCATCCGAAGCGAAAGCCCGCTGCTGATCGACGGCATTGGCATCCCCGACGTCGACATCGAACTGCGCCGTCGCCACGTCGTGGTCGTGGCCGATGAAGATGACGCCGCCGACGACCTCAAGCGGCTCAAGCCGTTCATCAAGGAATATCAACCGGTGCTGATCGGTGTCGGCACCGGGGCAGATGTGTTGCGCAAGGCCGGATATCGTCCGCAACTCATCGTCGGGGACCCCAGCAACCTCAGCGACGAAGTGCTCAAGAGCGGCGCTCAGGTGGTACTGCCGGCCGACGCCGACGGGCACGCGCCGGGACTGGAGCGGATACAAGACCTCGGAGTCGGCGCGATGACGTTCCCGGCGGCGGGATCGCCGGCCGACCTGGCGCTGTTGCTGGCCGACCACCATGGCGCCGCGCTGCTGGTGACGGCCGGGCACCGCGCCAACATCGAGACATTCTTCGACCGCACCCGCCAGCACAGCAACCCGTCGACCTTCCTCACCCGGCTCAGGGTGGGAGAGAAGGTCGTCGACGCGAAAGCCGTTGCGACGCTGTACCACAACCGGATCTCCGGCGGTGCGATCGCACTGCTGATCCTGACGATGCTGTTGTCGGTCATTGCCGCGCTGTGGGTGTCGCGGACCGACACGGTGGTGCTGCACTGGGTCGCGACGTACTGGAACCACTTCTTCTTGTGGCTGCAGCACTGGATCCACTAGGACGGTAGCGACGTGATATCTCTTCGCCAGCATGCGATTTCGTTGGCCGCGGTGTTCCTGGCCCTGGCGGTGGGAGTCGTACTCGGGTCGGGCTTTCTGTCCAACACGCTGGTCTCCGGGCTGCGCGACGAGACCAAGACGCTGCACAAGCAGATCGACGGGCTCAACGGCGACAAGAGCGTTCTGAACGCAAAGATCAACTCCGCCAACGCCTTCGACGCGCAGATGGCCGGCCGGATGGTGCACGACACGCTGAACGGCAAGTCGCTGGTCATCTTCCGCGCGCCCGACGCCAAAGACGAAGACGTGGACGCGGTGTCGAAGATCGTCGGCCAGGCCGGGGGAGCGGTCACCGGGACGGTGACCCTGACGCAGGAGTTCGTCGACGCCAACTCCGCGGAAAAGCTGCACTCGGTGGTCAACTCGTCGGTGCTACCCGCGGGCGCCCAGCTCAGCACCAAATTGGTCGACCAAGGCTCACAGGCCGGCGACCTGTTGGGCATCGCTCTGCTGATCAACCGTGATCCGGCCGTCCCTCCGGTCGACGACCCGCAGCGCGACACCGTGCTCGCCGCGCTGCGCGACACCGGCTTCATCGCATTCGGCAGCCAGCACATCGGTGCGGCCAACGGCGCCCTCGTCGTCACTGGCGGCTCGCTGAACAACGACGCCGGAAATCAGGGCGTCAGCGTCGCCCGGTTCGCGGCCGCGCTCGCACCGCACGGTTCGGGCGTCGTCCTGGCCGGCCGCGACGGCTCGTCGGACGGGCCCGCGGCCGTCGGTGTCGCCCGCGCGGACGCCGCCGTGACCCCGGTGATCAGCACCGTCGACGACGTGGACGCGTCGTCTGGCCGGGTCACCGCGATCCTGGGTGTGGCCGACCTGATCAATGGCGGCCACACCGGTCAGTACGGCACCGGCCACCGCAGCACCAGCCTCACGGTCGCCTCGTAACGGCTCCAGCCGCTGCGAGTCAGCAGCCCGGGTCGTGGCTCGAGGTTTTCCCGGCCGCGAGTTCTGTTTCGCGTCAGAGGGCGTGTCAGCGACGCGTCGGCGCACTGTTTGTTAGGGTGAGTTTCCGTGGGTCGGCAGGCCCAAAAGCTGGAAAACAGCCCTCACCAGAGGCTAGCCCTGCGCCGTCATCACGGAGGTCGCCAACTTGCGAAAGCATCCGCAGACCGCCACCAAGCATCTCTTCGTCAGCGGCGGGGTCGTGTCGTCGCTCGGTAAGGGACTCACCGCGAGTAGCCTCGGCCAGCTGCTGACCGCCCGCGGATTGCAGGTGACGATGCAGAAGCTGGATCCCTACCTCAACGTCGATCCCGGAACAATGAACCCGTTCCAGCACGGCGAGGTGTTCGTCACCGAGGACGGGGCCGAGACCGACCTCGACGTCGGTCATTACGAGCGTTTTCTCGACCGTGACCTGTCCGGGTCGGCCAATGTCACTACCGGACAGGTGTATTCGACGGTCATCGCCAAGGAACGCCGCGGCGAGTACCTCGGCGACACCGTCCAAGTCATCCCGCACATCACCGACGAGATCAAGAGTCGGATCTTGGCGATGGCCGAACCGGACGCCGACGGCAATCGACCCGATGTCGTCATCACCGAGATCGGCGGCACCGTCGGTGACATCGAGTCTCAGCCGTTCCTGGAAGCGGCGCGCCAGGTGCGCCATGACATCGGCCGGGAGAACGCGTTCTTCCTGCACGTGTCGCTGATCCCCTACCTGGCGCCGTCGGGGGAGCTGAAGACCAAGCCCACCCAGCACTCGGTGAACGCGCTCCGCAGCATCGGTATCACTCCCGACGCGCTGATCCTGCGCTGCGATCGGGATGTGCCCGAACCCCTGAAGAACAAGATCGCGCTCATGTGCGACGTCGACATCGACGGGATCATCTCCACACCCGACGCGCCGTCGATCTACGACATCCCGAAGGTGCTGCACCGCGAAGAGCTGGATGCCTACGTCGTGCGCAGGCTCAACCTGCCGTTCCGTGACGTCGACTGGACGGAGTGGGACGACCTACTGCGTCGCGTGCACGACCCGCAGGAGACCGTCCGAATTGCGTTGGTGGGCAAATACATCGACCTCTCCGATGCATACCTGTCGGTCAGTGAGGCGTTGCGTGCGGCGGGTTTCAAGCACCGCGCGAAGGTCGAGATCCGCTGGGTGGGATCCGACGACTGCGAGACGGCCGGTGGCGCGGCGGCGGTCCTCGATGACGTCCACGGCGTACTGATTCCCGGCGGGTTCGGCATCCGCGGCATCGAGGGCAAGATCGGCGCGATCCGGCATGCCCGCGCGCGTGGGCTGCCGGTGCTCGGACTCTGCCTCGGGATGCAGTGCATCGTGATCGAGGCCGCCCGGTCGGTCGGACTGGCCGGAGCCAACTCCGCGGAGTTCGATCCAGACACCACCGACCCGGTGATCTCGACGATGGCCGACCAGGAAGAGATCGTCGCCGGCGAAGCCGACCTCGGCGGCACCATGCGACTGGGCGCCTACCCGGCGGTCCTCGAGCCGGGTTCGATTGTGGCGCAGGCATATCAGGCAACCGAGGTGTCCGAGCGGCATCGGCACCGTTACGAGGTCAACAACGCCTACCGGGAGCGCATCGCCGAGAGCGGGCTGAAATTCTCCGGCACCTCTCCGGACGGGCATCTGGTCGAGTTCGTCGAATACCCGGCGGACATGCACTCGTTCGTCGTCGGCACCCAGGCGCACCCCGAACTCAAGAGCCGACCGACCAGACCCCATCCGCTGTTCACCGGTTTCATCGGTGCGGCAATCGAATACAAGGCGGCCGAGCGGCTGTCGCTGGAGATTCCGGAGCGACGGGCCAACGGCAACGAGCACCACGAGGACGCGGAGTCGTCGCTGTCCGAGCCCGAGCCCGTTACCCGTGGGTGAGCACGACTTCGAGACGACCTCGTCCGAATTGCTGCACAGCGGAAAGATATTCGCGCTGCGAATCGATCAGGTTCGGATGCCCGACGGTACGGTCAAGGCCCGCGAAGTCGTCGAACATTTTGGTGCGGTGGCGATCGTGGCCATGGATAAACACGGCCGAATTCCGCTGGTGTATCAGTACCGTCACCCGTTCGGCCGCCGGCTGCGCGAGCTACCCGCCGGACTGCTCGACGTCGGCGACGAGACCCCGCAGCTCGCCGCCGCCCGTGAGTTGCGGGAGGAGGCCGGGCTGACGGCCGAAACGTGGCAGGTACTGGTCGATCTTGATTCCGAGCCCGGCTTCAGCGACGAGTCGGTGCGGATCTATCTGGCCACCGAGCTGACCGAGGTCGACAAGCCCGAAGCTCACGACGAAGAAGCCGACATGACGATGGACTGGTACTCCATCCCCGAGGCGGTGCGGCGCATCTTCAGCGGAGACATCGTCAATTCTCTTGCCGTAAGCGGCATTCTGGCCGCCTATGCAGTCACCGAGGGACTCGCGGAGCCGCGGCCGGTGGATGCACCGTGGACCGATCGCCCGACGGCGTTCGCCGCGCGAAAGGCGTCCGGATGACGACGTTGGCACCGCCGCTGGAGGGCCAGCTGCAGGGTTACCTCGATCACCTGACGATCGAGCGCGGTGTCGCGGCGAACACGTTGAGCTCCTACCGGCGCGATCTGCGACGGTATTTCGAGCATCTGATGTCGCGCAGCGTCGATGATCTGGCCAAGGCCCGCGAGGACGACGTCAGCGAATTCCTGATGTCGCTGCGGCGCGGCGACCCGGACTCCGGCGTCGTACCACTGTCCGCGGTATCGGCCGCGCGAACGCTGATCGCGGTGCGCGGATTTCACCGCTTCGCAGCGGCCGAAGGCCTCGCCGAGGTCGACGTCGCGCAAGCCGTCAAACCCCCGACGCCGGGCCGGCGACTGCCCAAGAGCCTCAGCCTGGATCAGGTGCTCGCGCTGCTGGCCGGTGCCGGCGGCGACAGCCCCTCCGACGGACCCCTGACGTTGCGCAACCGCGCGCTGCTCGAGCTGTTGTATTCCACCGGCGCGCGCATCTCCGAGGCGGTCGGACTCGACGTGGATGACGTTGACACGCACGCCCGTTCGGTGCTGCTCCGGGGTAAAGGCGGCAAGCAGCGGCTGGTGCCGATCGGTCGCCCGGCGGTGGCGGCGTTGGACGCCTACATGGTCCGCGGGCGTTCGGAGTTGGCGCGTCGCGGGCGCGGCACGCCGGCCATCTTCCTCAACGCCCGCGGCGGTCGGCTGTCCCGGCAGAGTGCGTGGCAGGTGCTGCAGGACTCCGCGGAGCGCGCAGGAATCACCTCGGGCGTCTCGCCGCACACGTTGCGGCACTCGTTCGCCACGCATCTGCTCGAAGGTGGCGCCGACGTCCGCGTCGTCCAGGAGTTGCTCGGGCACGCGTCGGTGACCACCACGCAGATCTACACCATGGTGACCGTGCACGCGTTGCGCGAAGTGTGGGCCGAAGCCCACCCGCGGGCCCGCTGACTTCGCGAACGTCGAGTTGATGGGGCCCAATCGCCAAAATCTCGACAACAAGTCGACGCTCGGCGACGACTAGCCGAGGTATTCCGACTCCAGCACCAGGTCCGAGACCAGGCTCTGATACTCCAGATGCGCTTTGTGCTCGGTGGTGTTCCACAGCTTGCCCTGCTGCTGACGCATGTATTCGCGGTACTTGGGCGCACCCGGGACTCGTACGTTATCGGCCACCGCGATCGACCCTCCGTGCAGCCAGCCCCGATCGAGGATGCTCTGCAGGTCGAGCAGATACGCATCCTTGTCGTGGTCGAGGAAGACGAAATCCAATGTGCCAGAATCGAAGCCGAGCGCGTCGAGCGTCCGGCCACCGTCCCCGATAGTGCCGACGACGCAGGTGATCCGGTCAGCGACGCCGGCGTGTGCCCAGATGCGGCGGGCATTCGCGGCGTTGGCTTCGGCGAGCTCGACGGAGTACACGTGCGCGCCCGGTGCCGCACGGGCAATGCGCAGCGCGCCGTAGCCGCAGTAGGTGCCCAGCTCGAGCGCGAGCTTCGGGCCGGCACGGCGAACGGCCGCGTCGAGCAGAACGCCCTTCTCGTCACCGACGTTGATCAGCATCGACTTCTCGTAGGCGAACCGGTCGATGGTCGCGATGACGTCGTCGATATCGCCGGCCCGAGCGTGATTGAGCACGTACTCGACCGCCGCGGCCTCGCGGCCGTCGCCGATCTGGCCGGTCGTGGTGATGTTGCGCGCGCTGGTCGCCAACCGCCAGAACGACCATCGCAGCAGGGGGATGCGCTGCTTCAGACTCATGATCGCCACCCTAGTCCGCAGGACGGGGCAGCCGGTGGCTGCCAAATTCGCAGGTGACGTTGTTGCGGGTCTCCCGGCGCGGGCGCTCGTAACCGTTACACTTTCGTGCCATGCCCGCAGTTGTCCGCCCGCCGCATGAATGGCGCCGCGCGTGACTGACGAGGCCGACAGCGGCACTCAAATCGGCCTGACCGGGCGTCCGCCGCGGGCGGTTCCGGAACCGAAGCCGCGCACGTCGCACGGACCGGCCAAGGTCATCGCGATGTGCAACCAGAAGGGCGGCGTCGGCAAGACCACGTCGACAATCAATCTGGGTGCCGCGCTGGCCGAGTACGGCCGCCGGGTGCTGCTCGTCGACCTCGACCCGCAGGGTGCGCTGTCCGCGGGGCTGGGCGTGCCGCACTACGAGCTGGAACACACGATTCACAACCTGTTGGTCGAGCCGCGGGTGTCGCTGGACCACGTCCTGATGCACACTCGGGTCAAGAACCTGGATCTGGTGCCCAGCAACATCGACCTGTCCGCTGCGGAGATCCAACTCGTCAACGAGGTCGGTCGCGAGCAGACGCTGTCACGTGCGCTGCATCCGGTGCTGGACCGCTACGACTACGTCTTGATCGACTGCCAGCCCTCACTGGGCCTGCTCACGGTCAACGGCCTGGCCTGTTCCGACGGCGTCGTCATCCCGACCGAGTGTGAGTTCTTCTCGCTGCGTGGCCTGGCCCTGCTGACCGACACCGTCGAGAAGGTCCGCGACCGGCTGAACCCGAAACTAGACATCAGCGGCATCCTGATCACCCGCTACGACCCGCGGACCGTCAACTCCCGCGAGGTGATGTCCCGCGTCGTCGAGCGATTCGGCGATCTGGTGTTCGACACGGTCATCACCCGCACTGTCCGATTCCCGGAGACCAGCGTCGCCGGCGAACCGATCACCTCCTGGGCACCGAGATCCGGCGGCGCGGCCGCCTACCGCTCGTTGGCCCGCGAAGTGATCGACCGGTTCGGCGCGTGACCGACGGAACGACCTGCGAGGCACCCACCCAGAACGGCTTCCAGGTCAGGCTGACCAATTTCGAGGGACCGTTCGACCTTCTGCTGCAGCTGATCTTCGCGCACCGCCTCGACGTCACCGAGGTCGCGCTGCATCAGGTCACCGACGACTTCATCGCCTACACCAAGGCCATCGGCGCCGACCTCGAACTCGAGGAGACCACCGCCTTCCTGGTGGTCGCCGCGACGCTGCTCGATCTCAAAGCCGCTCGGTTGCTGCCGTCTGGTCAGGTGACCGACGAGGAGGATCTCGCGCTGCTGGAGGTTCGCGACCTGCTGTTCGCCCGCCTCCTGCAATACCGGGCGTTCAAGCACGTCGCAATGATGTTCGGCGAGCTCGAGGCCGCCGCGCTGCGCAGCTACCCCCGCGCGGTCGCGTTGGAGGACCAGTTCGCCGACCTGCTGCCCGAAGTCATGCTCGGGGTGGACGCCCAGACCTTCGCCGATATCGCCGCGACCGCGTTCACTCCGCGGCCGGTGCCGACGGTGGGCACCGAGCACTTACACCAGGTGTACGTGTCCGTCCCCGAGCAGGCCAAGCGACTGCTGTGGTTTCTGGAGCAGCGCGGAATCGGACAGTGGGCGTCGTTCTCTGATCTCGTCGCCGAGTGCGAACCGATCGAGATCGTCGGTCGCTTCCTGGCGCTGCTCGAGCTGTATCGCTCCCGGGCGGTAGCATTCGACCAGTCAGAACCGCTTGGTGTGCTCCAGGTTTCGTGGACCGGAGAACAACCGACCAACGCAGAATTCCGGGACGAATACCAATGACCGCCAACGACGATGCCGAGCGCAGCGACGCGGAGGAGTCGGGCACCGATCAGCCCATCGACGCTGACCTGGGTAACGACGAGCCCGACCCAGACCTCGAAACGTCCGAGACGAACCTGGGCATCGACGTCGCTACCGCCCCAGAACTCGAAGACGGCGAGCTTGGCGCGGTGCTGGAGGCGCTGCTGCTGGTGGTCGACACCCCGGTGACCGTCGAGGCGTTGGCGGCGGCCACCGAGCAGCCCGCCTACCGCGTCGCCGCCAAGCTTCGGCTGATGGCTGACGACCTGACCGAACAGGACAGCGGCATAGACCTTCGCGAGGCCGGCGGGGGATGGCGGCTCTACACTCGGGCACGCTTCGCGCCCTACGTGGAACGACTCCTACTGGACGGGTCGCGCTCGAAACTCACCAGGGCCGCCCTGGAAACCCTGGCGGTGGTGGCCTACCGGCAGCCGGTGACGCGTGCGCGGGTGAGCGCGGTCCGCGGCGTCAACGTCGACGCCGTGATGCGAACGCTGCTGGCCCGCGGTCTGATCACGGAGGCCGGCGCCGACACCGACACCGGCGCATCGACCTTCGCCACGACGGAGTTGTTCCTCGAACGCCTCGGACTGTCGTCGCTGACCGACCTTCCCGACATCGCTCCGCTGCTTCCCGACGTCGACATGATCGACGATCTCAGCGAAACCCTGGACGATGAGCCACGTTTCGCAAAGCTTGGCGGCGGCCCGGTCTCCGACGACCAGCCGCTGTCGTTCGACGTGGACAACGAATGATCGCCGGTGCCGGCGAATCCGACGGGATTCGCCTTCAAAAAGTGCTGTCTCAGGCCGGGATTGCGTCACGCCGGGTAGCCGAGCGGATGATCATCGACGGCCGCGTCGAGGTCGACGGGCAGGTGATCACCGAACTGGGCACCCGGGTCGACCCGGACGCGTCGGAGATTCGGGTCGACGGCGCCCGGGTGATCTTGGACGACTCGATGGTCTACCTGGCACTGAACAAGCCGCAGGGCATGCACTCGACCATGTCCGACGACCGCGGTCGTCCCTGCATCGGCGACCTGGTCGAGCACCGAGTTCGCGGCAACAAGAAGCTCTTTCACGTCGGCCGGCTCGACGCCGACACCGAGGGGCTGATCCTGCTGACCAACGACGGCGAACTCGCGCACCGGCTGATGCACCCGTCGTACGAGATCCCCAAGACTTATGTGGCCACCGTGAACGGGACGGTGCCGCGCGGCCTGGGTAAGAAGCTGCGGGATGGAATCGAGCTGGAGGACGGCCCCATAGCCGTCGACGATTTCGCGGTGGTCGACGCAGTTCCCGGTAAGACGTTGATTCGGGTCACGCTGCACGAAGGGCGCAAGCGCATCGTGCGCCGCATGCTGAAGGCCGTGGGCTTTCCGGTGCAGGCGTTGGTGCGCACCGACATCGGAGCGGTGACACTCGGCGATCAGCGTCCGGGCAGCATCCGGGCGTTGCGCCGCAATGAGATCGGTGAGCTCTACAAAGCGGTCGGGCTGTGAGCGCCGTTGTCGCCGTCGACGGCCCGGCCGGAACCGGAAAGTCGTCGGTGTCAAGGGGATTGGCGCGGACCCTGCACGCTCGCTACCTCGACACCGGTGCCATGTACCGCATCGCCACCTTGGCGGTGCTGCGGGCCGGAGTCGACCCCGCCGACCATGAAGCCGTGCAGGCCGTGGCCGCGAGCGCGAACATGTCCGTCGGCCACGACCCGGACGAGGACCGCAGTTACCTTGACGGCGAAGATGTTTCATCGGAGATTCGCGGCGACGCGGTAACCGGAGCGGTGTCAGCCGTCTCATCGGTTCCCGCCGTGCGCGCCCGACTGGTCGATCTGCAGCGCCGACTCGCGGGCGGGAACGGCGGCGTCGTCGTCGAAGGACGCGACATCGGCACCGTCGTCCTGCCGGACGCCGACCTCAAGATCTTCCTGACCGCCTCGGCCGAGACCCGGGCGCGACGCCGTAACGATCAGAACGTCGCGGCCGGCCTGCCCGACGACTACGACGGTGTGCTCGCCGACGTCCGGCGCCGAGACCACCTGGATTCGACGCGCCTGGTGTCGCCGCTGCGGGCCGCCGACGATGCGGTGGTCGTCGACACCAGCGAGATGACCGAGTCCGAGGTTGTCGACCACCTCGTGCACCTGGTCGAGGAGATCAGCCGATGAGCGAAGACGGCACCTGGGTCGACGAAAGCGACTGGGAATCAACCGAATTCGTCGAGCCAACCGACGAGGTGGCCGGCGGACCGTCGCCGGTGGTGGCGATCGTGGGGCGACCGAACGTCGGCAAGTCGACGCTCGTCAACCGGATCCTGGGCCGACGAGAAGCGGTGGTACAGGACATTCCGGGCGTGACCCGCGACCGCGTCTCCTACTACGCGCTGTGGATCGGTCGCCGGTTCGTGGTGCAGGACACCGGCGGGTGGGAGCCCGACGCGAAGGGTCTGCAACAGTTGGTGGCCGAACAGGCCGCCGTGGCCATGCGCACCGCCGACGCCATCATCCTGGTGGTGGACGCGGTCGTCGGCGCGACGGCCGGCGACGAGGCGGCCGCCCGCATCCTGCGCCGCTCCGGCAAGCCGGTCTTCCTGGCCGCCAACAAGGTCGACAGCGACAAGGGCGAATCTGACGCGGCGGCGCTGTGGTCGCTGGGAATCGGTGAGCCGCATGCGATCAGCGCGATGCACGGTCGTGGCGTCGGCGATCTGCTCGACGCCGTGGTCGAATCCTTGCCCGCCGTCGCGGAACTCGGCTCCAGCCAGGGCGGTCCACGCCGGGTGGCGTTGGTCGGCAAGCCCAACGTCGGCAAGAGTTCGCTGCTGAACCGCCTCGCGGGTGATGAGCGGTCGGTCGTGCACGATGTCGCCGGCACCACCGTCGACCCGGTGGACTCGCTGATCGAATTGGACGGCAAGATCTGGCGATTCGTCGATACAGCCGGCCTGCGGCGCAAGGTCGGACAAGCCAGCGGCCACGAGTTCTACGCATCCGTGCGCACCCACGGCGCGATCGACGCGGCCGAGGTGGTGATCGTGCTGATCGACGGGTCGATGCCGCTGACCGAACAGGACCTGCGGGTGCTGTCGATGGTCGTCGAGGCCGGCCGCGCATTGGTCCTGGCCTTCAACAAGTGGGATCTCGTCGACGAGGACCGGCGCTACCTGCTGGACAAGGAGATCGACCGCGAATTGGTCCAGATTCGTTGGGCGCAGCGGGTGAACATTTCCGCGAAGACGGGACGCGCGGTGCAGAAGCTGGTGCCCGCGCTGGAAAGCGCACTGGCGTCATGGGATACCCGGATCGGCACCGGCCGACTGAACACCTGGGTCAAGGAAATCGTCGCCGCAACGCCGCCGCCGGTGCGCGGCGGTAAGCAGCCTCGCATCCTCTTCGCCACCCAGGCGACCACCCGACCGCCGACCTTCGTGTTGTTCACCAGTGGCTTCCTGGAGGCGGGGTATCGCCGGTTCCTGGAGCGGCGCCTACGCGAAACATTCGGGTTCGAGGGTAGCCCGGTCCGCATC
The sequence above is a segment of the Candidatus Mycobacterium wuenschmannii genome. Coding sequences within it:
- a CDS encoding NUDIX domain-containing protein; this translates as MGEHDFETTSSELLHSGKIFALRIDQVRMPDGTVKAREVVEHFGAVAIVAMDKHGRIPLVYQYRHPFGRRLRELPAGLLDVGDETPQLAAARELREEAGLTAETWQVLVDLDSEPGFSDESVRIYLATELTEVDKPEAHDEEADMTMDWYSIPEAVRRIFSGDIVNSLAVSGILAAYAVTEGLAEPRPVDAPWTDRPTAFAARKASG
- the xerD gene encoding site-specific tyrosine recombinase XerD, whose product is MTTLAPPLEGQLQGYLDHLTIERGVAANTLSSYRRDLRRYFEHLMSRSVDDLAKAREDDVSEFLMSLRRGDPDSGVVPLSAVSAARTLIAVRGFHRFAAAEGLAEVDVAQAVKPPTPGRRLPKSLSLDQVLALLAGAGGDSPSDGPLTLRNRALLELLYSTGARISEAVGLDVDDVDTHARSVLLRGKGGKQRLVPIGRPAVAALDAYMVRGRSELARRGRGTPAIFLNARGGRLSRQSAWQVLQDSAERAGITSGVSPHTLRHSFATHLLEGGADVRVVQELLGHASVTTTQIYTMVTVHALREVWAEAHPRAR
- a CDS encoding O-methyltransferase, with the translated sequence MSLKQRIPLLRWSFWRLATSARNITTTGQIGDGREAAAVEYVLNHARAGDIDDVIATIDRFAYEKSMLINVGDEKGVLLDAAVRRAGPKLALELGTYCGYGALRIARAAPGAHVYSVELAEANAANARRIWAHAGVADRITCVVGTIGDGGRTLDALGFDSGTLDFVFLDHDKDAYLLDLQSILDRGWLHGGSIAVADNVRVPGAPKYREYMRQQQGKLWNTTEHKAHLEYQSLVSDLVLESEYLG
- a CDS encoding ParA family protein, which produces MAPRVTDEADSGTQIGLTGRPPRAVPEPKPRTSHGPAKVIAMCNQKGGVGKTTSTINLGAALAEYGRRVLLVDLDPQGALSAGLGVPHYELEHTIHNLLVEPRVSLDHVLMHTRVKNLDLVPSNIDLSAAEIQLVNEVGREQTLSRALHPVLDRYDYVLIDCQPSLGLLTVNGLACSDGVVIPTECEFFSLRGLALLTDTVEKVRDRLNPKLDISGILITRYDPRTVNSREVMSRVVERFGDLVFDTVITRTVRFPETSVAGEPITSWAPRSGGAAAYRSLAREVIDRFGA
- a CDS encoding segregation/condensation protein A yields the protein MTDGTTCEAPTQNGFQVRLTNFEGPFDLLLQLIFAHRLDVTEVALHQVTDDFIAYTKAIGADLELEETTAFLVVAATLLDLKAARLLPSGQVTDEEDLALLEVRDLLFARLLQYRAFKHVAMMFGELEAAALRSYPRAVALEDQFADLLPEVMLGVDAQTFADIAATAFTPRPVPTVGTEHLHQVYVSVPEQAKRLLWFLEQRGIGQWASFSDLVAECEPIEIVGRFLALLELYRSRAVAFDQSEPLGVLQVSWTGEQPTNAEFRDEYQ
- the scpB gene encoding SMC-Scp complex subunit ScpB; translated protein: MTANDDAERSDAEESGTDQPIDADLGNDEPDPDLETSETNLGIDVATAPELEDGELGAVLEALLLVVDTPVTVEALAAATEQPAYRVAAKLRLMADDLTEQDSGIDLREAGGGWRLYTRARFAPYVERLLLDGSRSKLTRAALETLAVVAYRQPVTRARVSAVRGVNVDAVMRTLLARGLITEAGADTDTGASTFATTELFLERLGLSSLTDLPDIAPLLPDVDMIDDLSETLDDEPRFAKLGGGPVSDDQPLSFDVDNE
- a CDS encoding pseudouridine synthase; the encoded protein is MIAGAGESDGIRLQKVLSQAGIASRRVAERMIIDGRVEVDGQVITELGTRVDPDASEIRVDGARVILDDSMVYLALNKPQGMHSTMSDDRGRPCIGDLVEHRVRGNKKLFHVGRLDADTEGLILLTNDGELAHRLMHPSYEIPKTYVATVNGTVPRGLGKKLRDGIELEDGPIAVDDFAVVDAVPGKTLIRVTLHEGRKRIVRRMLKAVGFPVQALVRTDIGAVTLGDQRPGSIRALRRNEIGELYKAVGL